TGATCCACTCCTTTTAAAACCGAATCCGACTGTGCAACGGCGACATGATAGGAAAAGTCCGCCTTGGTGGGATTCACATTCTGCTCCGAGTTTAAGTAATCCTGACGAAAAAATTTATCGGTGACCAGCAGGGTCGCCGTGGCTTTATATATGGGCGACGAATCATCCCAAACGGAAACAGTCTCAACAGATGACTCTGCTACAGAAGCAGAAGACTCGATTGAAACAACAAGAATTACAATCAGTTGCGTAATTTTGCGTAGCATTAATCCCATACATCATAACTAAACCTATGAAGGTTATTATTCAATCTTAATGAGTTTACAATCAATCTTCCAAGGAGACGGCCGCTCCGTCGACGGACTCGTCGTCATCGACAAAGCGGACGCAGAAGGCGGCGATCAACATCGAAGCGCCGCCCAGCAGCACCGCGTTCATGGTATTGCCACCGAGCAGACGGGTCATGACATAACCAAGACCAAGTGAGGCGGCAATCTGCGGTAGGACGATGAAGAAATTAAATACCCCCATGTAAAATCCCATCCGACTGCCAGGAATCACATTGGCCAGCATGGCATAGGGCATCGAAAGGATGCTGGCCCATGCGATGCCCACGCAAACCATTGAAGCCAATAACAATTTCGCATCGCCAACGAAGGCCACCGACAGCAAGCCCAGCGCACCGATCGCTAAACAAGTGGTATGAATGCCCTTGGCGCTGAACTTACGCACAATCAACAACAGTAAGAACGCAAAAAAGAAAGCCACCCCATTATACACCGAGAAGCATACGCCGCCCCATTCGGCCCCAGCCTGATACGCCTCGCTGCTATGGTCTGTGCCTCCGAAGATGTGCGTCGCCACCGCTGGAATGAAATAAATCCACATACAAAAGAGGCCAAACCAGGTAAAGAACTGCACCACGGCGAGTTGCTTCATTGCCTTGGGCATCGAGCCAATACCCTCGAAAATTTCCTTAAACGCATTGCCCACCCCTGCGGACTCACGTTTCATTTGCTCAAACGCTTCCATATCCTCCGGCGGATACTCTTTAGTGGACAAAATCGTATACAAAACCGCGGCAAAAAAGACACCCGAGCCCACGTAAAACGCAATTTTTACGGTTTGCGGAATCGCCCCGGTGGCGCCTTCCGCATTGGTGACACCAAACCAGTTGGAGAGCATCCAAGGTAAAGAGGAAGATAGCACCGCGCCCAGTCCGATCAATAGACTCTGCATCGCAAAGCCCAGCTTGCGCTGCTTCTTATTGAGCTTATCGCCGACGAAGGCCCGGAAAGGCTCCATACTAATATTAACCGAGGCATCCAAAATCCAGAGCAAGCCAGCCGCCATCCAGAGTGAGCTGGAATTGGGCATCGCGATCAAGGAAAGACTGGCGAGAATCGCACCGACCAGAAAGTATGGCCGACGACGCCCAAGCCGCGTCCAAGTGCGATCACTATAATAACCGACCAAGGGTTGCACGATCAATCCGGTCAGCGGCGCTGCCAACCAGAGAAAAGGAATCGTGCTCTCATCGGCGCCGAGGTATTGATAGATCGCGCTCATATTGGCCATCTGCAGCCCCCAGCCAAACTGGATGCCAAAAAAGCCGAAGCTCATGTTCCAAATTTGCCAGAATGATAGTTTTGGTTTATTCATAATGTTTATGCTTCGTTATGGCCCTGCTGTGATCGCAGCGACAGCGGCGTTTCCCTCGACATCAGCCCGCGATCCGTTTCGCGAGTGAGGGCATCTAACTCTTCGAGAGCTCCAGAGAGCCGCAGGGTATCCGTAAGGCGCCACCCCCAGCTACCGGAGGCTTTACCAGGCGTATTCATTCGAGCATCCGAGCCAAGCCCTAGCAAATCCTGCACAGGAACTACCACTGCCCCCGCTCGCGAGCGATACAGACTGCGTATAAAATCCCAATGAATCTCGGAACCGTCGCTCCCAAAATATTCAAGTGTCATGGCACGCTCCTCCTCGATCTCCTCCGCAGTACGAGTGCTGTCTTCCCCGGCCTCACTCGAAAACCAACCCACCACCGTATCATTATCATGCGTGCCCGTATAGGCGATACAGTTTGGGACATAGTTCTCTGGCAAAAAAGTGGAACTCATCGGGTCAGTCCCAAAGGCAAACTGCTCAATGCGTAGACCCGGCAAATTATAATAATCACGCAGCTGCTCGACCTCGGGCGTGATCACTCCGAGGTCTTCTGCGATGACGGGCAAGGGCAAACCGTGATCCTCGACGAAGGCATTGAACACCTCATACCCCGGCGCGGGAACCCAGCTCCCCTCTGCAGCAGTCTCAGCCTCGCCGGGCACTTCCCAACACGCCTCAAACCCACGAAAATGATCGATCCGAACCACATCGACCCAAGTCAGGATACGACTTAAGCGCTGACGCCACCATGCATACTTATGACTTCGATGCATGTCCCAATTGTAAAGCGGATTTCCCCACAGCTGCCCCGTCGCAGAGAAATAATCCGGGGGCACCCCCGCCATCACACTTGGACTACCGTCGGCGTTTAGACGAAAGAGCTCTCGCTGACACCAAACATCAGCACTGTCATGCGCTACAAATATAGGCAAGTCACCCACTAGGGACACCCCAAGCTCGTGAGCGTGCCGCTGAACAGCCGACCATTGCAAACGCAAGATGAACTGTTCAAAATAGACTCGTTGGATATCCGACTCCAACTCCTCAGTGATGCGCTGAAGCGCCACAGTATCACGGTCGCGAAACTCTTCAGGCCACTCCGTCCATGCGACGCGATTAAAGCGAGCCTTGAGCGCGCTGAACAATGCAAAACACTCCAACCAGTCGCGTTCGGACTCTAGAAATACCCGGTACTGTTCCCGAAGCGGATCCGAACTCGGTAAAGCAAAAAATTTCAGCGCCGCTCGCGCGGACACTTCAGCTTTGTTTGCATACAACCTCGCATAATCCACCCGAGAGTGCAGTGGCATACGCAAGGCCAATAACTCCTGGTCATCAAGCAAACCACGCGTATGCAAGTCCTCAGGACTTATAAAAATGGGATTGGCCGCAAAGGCAGACAGCCCCTGATAGGGCGAATCACCATACCCGGCCGGATTGAGCGGCAAGATTTGCCAAATATTTTGCCCGTGTCGCGCCAACTGCTTGACCCAGCGAATCGCGGATGGCCCGAAATCCCCAACTCCAAATTGATTCGGCAAGGAACTCGGATGCATCAGGAGACCACAGTCTCGATGAAAAAGAGGTGTAGTCATTAACGGTCTCCTTCCAGCCGGGAGATTTGGAAAGCCCCATAATACGCGTTATGAACACCGCCATTAAGATTAAATAGCGCAAAACTTTTAATCCGAACCGGAGCATCCTCCGCCACGGGCAAACTCATGCGGCGCTGGGGAAATTCATGCAGAACTTGATCACTCAAAGTCGTGATTTGCAGTTTATAGAGCCCAGCCTCACCAATGGTCACGCCGATCTCAATGCCAGCCGGATCGAGAAAAACCCGGGTGTTGAAACGACCGCCAGCGTCCAAAATCTGATATGTACTTAAGCCTTCGATCACAGCCAACACCAATGCACGACCTTGGCTCAATTCGCTGAGATCCGTGGCCGTATCGGCATGACGCAGTGCGATTCCGACACTGGAGACGCCCTCCGCGTCGCGCTCAAACTTGTGACCAAAGCCATCAAACTCAAATCGTAAGGAAAATACATCCCCGGCGATTAAAGGACGCTCAAACGAACGAAAAGCAACCGTCTCTTCGAAGCCAGTTCCATTTGCATAGATACCAAACGCGCGCCCTTCACGTGCAGCCGCCCCCAAGTCCGCCTCCTGATCCGCATCAGCGATAAAGAACCCCGCATACTGCTCCTCCCCCGCAATACCATACTCAGGCGCAAAGAGTTGCCAGCCCTTGAAACCGCGCCCGCCCCAGTCGCCGGTTTGCCATCCATCTGCATACGCGTCATAATACGCTTCATCCTCCGCGGCTACATACCACTGCCCATGACCAACAAGTGGAACCAAATAAGCAAGCAGCAGCACATGCGCACAAAAAACGGGGAAGATAAGGGGGGAACAAACAGACATAGCGAAATAATCTGCCCCCACCGTAAGCATCGTAATCAATGACAACAGGCCACGCTCCAGTTGACAGTTGAACTCCGCCTCGCCAGCTTAAAATTACTAATTAAACAGCACACAATTCATAAGCTAAGCTAATGCAAGACCTCCTTAACATTAAAGAAGATGAGCAAATAGACGGTTCATCTTGCCTTTATTTAAATAATCAAAATACACAAGAATAGGCACGAATACTGCCTCATAGACAAAGCCCGAATCTTCCAACTGAAACAAAAACCAACATAATGGACTTCACCACACAGCTCGGACTCGACCCCAATACAGCGGCTTACGCCCACGATGAACAATCACTCATCGAATACGTGAATTTAAAACTCACTTCGATCGGCCAACCGATCTTCGAAGAGGTCTGCGATTCCCGCTTTAACAGCTTGAGCAAGTCACTACTCGCCAGCTATCAGGAAAAATCCCGCCTACTGGCCGACTACTTGCCCCCCTGCGATCAACGTATCCAGAGCTTTCTGGCCGAATATTTTGGCGAACTCGACCTGAGCGAGATGCCACACCTGCCCAATAACACTTTGATCCTGGATCGCCACGGTGTCGCGCGCACCCTCTCGCTGCCAGCCAAGGGCGACCACTTTACATCCGAAATCATCGACTCCTACCGCATTCAACAAGGAGTGCTACATAACCCCAAGAGCGACCGTCGCACCACCAAGGGGGTATTCCATGTCACCGAAGGAGGACTTCCTGTCCCCAACGATAAAAAAGCAGTTCCCAAACTCGCGGCTGCCCGACTTTTTGCCAAAGCACTCAAAGGAGCCCCCGAATCTCTACAGACGCTGCCTTTCCTAGCCAACCAGGAAGATAAGGCCCGCGCATGGGTCTCGTTGCTACTACGCCCGGTCGTGGTTCCAGCGGTGGATGGCTTTAGCCAGGAAAAAACGATGGAAGTGCGCTTCTTCGCACCTGGCAACCTGGTCTGCAACCTAGACTTCGTTGAATCCATTTTCGGCAATGCCGGCGATCCTTTCATCGCCGACAACGATGCCGCGCTCGACCCCGCTCACTGGACCGGCCACAGCGGCTGCGTGATCCTGGCCCCTCACCTCATGGGCACTACTAAAGTTGAGCTCGGCCTTCCTAACATTAAAGATGCCACCGAACGTCAGATACGCGACGGCATGTGCTGGGAAAAAGAGGACGAACTTTATAACGATGGCGGCGCATTCAAAATCACTTGCCGCGATGAACGTGGCGTCGTGGTCACCGCCATCGCCGACAACTACTTCGGCTACTGCAAGAAGGAAGTTAAAACACAAATCGGCTACTCGGCCAATCTGAACGGACTCGCCGAAGAAGAACACGCAGGCGGCACCCTAGCCTTTACAGGTTACGACCTGGGAGAAGACTTCCAGCTCAGCCAATACTATCCAGTTGTCGACCAGACCTTTGATGGCGTGATCGCTCGCTACAGTGACCGTATTGATATCAAACCCGAAGGCTACGCCATCGACAAGAGTTTCAGTAATATCATCTACATCCCTGAAGATGCCCGCATCGAGCTCAATACACAGCGCATCAACTGGACAAAAGACGGCAATGAACAGGAGATCAAGCTCCTCCCAGGCAATACCTACGTGCTGCCCTCCGGCTATAAGGTGGAAATGATGAAACCTGCCGAAGGACGCCGCTGGCGCCTAGTGGGCTACACCGCAGAAAGCCGCGTTTGCCACAAGCCCTGCACCGTATCCGGTGGAGGTAAATCTGAAATCTCCAAACCGATCACCGACGCCATCATCTCTGGCCCGGTCTTCGTTCGGGATTTTGAAAAAGACTTCGATCTGGCCGAAGAAATCATTCAAAAAGAATACGGACAACGCTTCTTGGATACATCCAAGAACAAGACCCAAGGCCGCCCCCTACTAAGTAAAGACCGCTCACTGGGATCGGTCATCAAGCTGCTCACTCCCTCCAAGGGAGAATACACAGAGGAGTATAACACCTGGCTCAAATCAATTCCACAACACGTCAAGGAACTCGGACTCATCATCAAACGCTTCTACAAAGAAGACTGGGGCAGTGACTGGCGCAAACGCTTCAGCGTCGATTTAATCAATGGCGAATTGGGCAACATCCTGCGCTATCGTGAGCAACAAATGCTCACTCAATATCTACGCGTCGGTTACACAGAAAATGGTTCGTGGCGCACCTTTGGCTTACGCAAAGACTTCATCCCCGCGGCCAAGATCTCACTCGAAGACGATATCACCGCATCGGTAGTCGCCCCTTGCTCGCAGTTGAGTAGCCTACCTCCCGGATGGTCACTCCCCTCTGCGAAATTTGTTCATAATTGCGAGTATCGCTTCTTCCAACGTCCCGACGATGCCATCATTCGCGGCTACGACAAGGGCGCGGAACAAGATCTCAGTTCTTTCGGCAGCTTCTTGAGCAACTACGAGCCACTCGACCGCGAGTTCGCCAAGAACGAGACGGAAGACGCCATCCGTTTCGGCCAATACACGGAACCGATGCGTAACATGGTGCTCGATTTCAGCCAGGCCAACTCGCCGGACTACTATTCGACCAATGCATATCCACGCATCGTCGACGGCAGCCCAACTAAAAATCCGCGCTACCTGCAAGTCCGCCCGGACCTGAAAGATCCTCGCGCAGTTTACCTGGCCGACATCAGCTCACGCCTCTTCCGCCGTCAGGATTCACAGTCTGCCCTGCTACGCCCAGTCACATCAATCCTGCCAGGGCGCCGCAACAATCCCGCCGAGCCAGATGCAGGCGTGAAGCCGCTCTGCGTATTCAGCCCGATCCACCACATGGAGCTTCCCGAGCTCTTCATGGAGGACATCGCCAGTATCACCGGCAAGTCCCCCTCCACCACAGGCGCTGGCTCCGAAGGGGCACTAACGAAGGGTCCATTCAACGCCCTTCCTCCGATTTACGACATGAACAATGCGCTGGTATCTTACCTCGCAACAGATCAGCCCGTATTTATCACTGCAGCTGGCTACGTCGGTCCTCACTTCCGCGTCGACCACGACATCAGCCTACTCGTCCCCGAGATCTGGTGCCGCCTCAAAGATAACGAAACCGATCCGAAATGGATGCTGGAACACGGCTATCTGGAGAAAGTGGAAGACTTCGAGCACGAAGGCAAAAAGGTGCTCGCAAGCCGCATCGGTTATCGCATCACCGCAAAATTCGTCCGCATCTTCTTCGGTCGCGTCTTCAATAATCCAACCTCCGTGCTGGACGAGCAAATGCTCAAACCGGAGTTGCAAGACATGGACACCTTCGTCGAAGGCATGGAAACCATCATCGCCGCACACAAACAAGCCGCCGAGAACTACTTCGCCGACGGCTCGATCGAAGATGCTTGCCCGCCTCTCAAGGCACTGCTCCACATCATGAAAGACGGTCACTACGAAGGCGAAGATCTCGATTCGCCCAAGGTGCGCGAGCTCTTCACCCGCGAGTCGATGCTCGCCAGCGATTGGTATGCCGAGCGCCTACAAAGCCAGCAGACGCACGACATTGCGATGTGGAAGAACAACGTTCAATACCTGCATAACTTCTTACAGCGCGAATCGCATTCCGGCGTAGCCAAGCGCCTAAATATCGAAACTCGCCTGACAGCTGCCAAAGAAGAACTCGATAAAGTCAGCTCCAAGAAGTATCTCGAAACACTCGTCGGCACACTCGGACGCCAACCCATCGAGAAGTAGGCCACGTGCCACATTTCCAAGCAAAAAGCGCAGATCAATTGATCTGCGCTTTTTTTTGCGTGCGGAACTTCGCATCAATACGACAACACAGCCCCCAGCTCCACTTGAAGGCCCCACGCCACCAGCCCTTAGCTCATGCGGGGCTTCTTGATGGTTGGCTTGATCCGCTCAGGACGAAAAGGACGATCAAACGCAGCAGCAAATTGATACCCCCCTGAAAAATCCTCCACACTGTCCTGATCCGTCTTCCCGAGCACCTTACACTCGACCAGATTAAAGACAATATTACCAAAATCACGACACTCGCGAATCCCCCAATGCTCCAAAACAGGCCGCGCCATGGGCCCATACTGATCAATCGCATACAAGCGGATACCTTCAAGCAACTGCTTGCCCGTCAAGTGGTTCGACTTATCCAGATCCCCACTCTTATGCATCTCCTTCAGACTAAAATCCAGCGCTTGACGCAGAAAATAATATGCACCGCGTGCATACCGTGGATCATCCTTGCGAATCGTGCGGATTACTTCGTTAAAATCTCGGTTTGGGTCATTCACTGCGAATAGATGAAGCGGAAAAAACCAAGAGGTCAACCGATCAAATGTAACACCACTACACTACTCTTCATTTACAGTCAGACCACGGTTGTCAGTAATCAGCCGATAGGCCCGGCTCTTGACCCCATTCCCCGCGTACACTTGCTCCATAGCGGCAGCCACTGCCTGTGCTTTATCAGGGCTCGTCACACAGACAACCGTCGAGCCACTTCCGCTGAGCCAGCCTGTATACGCGCCGGCATGACAGCCCGCTTCAATACTTTCGTGGCCAAATGGATTGAGTAACTCTCGATAGGGCTGATGGATATAGTCATTTACGGCACCATCCAGACGCTCAAAATCCCCCGAAACCAACACACCCACCAAAAACGCGAGGCTATTGGCGCTGCGCACCACATCTTTAAATGGAATCGACTCCGGTAGCACACGTCGCGATTTCTCTGTCAGCACTTTATAATCCGGCGAGACCGCCACAAAGGTTAACGACTCTGGCAAAGCAAAGCGAACATGCTCGCGATAAGCGAAAGTTTCCGGTTCGGTGCGCGCAATGCAAAAACCTCCGGCAAACACCGCACAGGCATTATCCGGCGCATTGTCCAAATGAGTCGTCAGTCGAATCATCGCCTCTAAATCCAGCGGCTCCCCGTGCAGTTTATTCAAACCAGCCACGATTGCTGCACGAATCGTCGAACTGGAGCCCAGCCCACGCGCTTCCGGCACATCTCCCCAAATTTCATAATTGAAGCCGACAGCCTCCACCCCCGCGACTTCTGTAAAAGAACGCGCGGCCTCTTCAATCATCGCCTGCGTGCCTCCGTGCGCCTCCTCCAGTGCGCAAATTTCACAATCACTTCGCTCAACCAAACGCACGAAATTATACAAAGAGAGCGCAACGCTCAGCGTATCAAAGCCTGGCCCACAGTTTGAAGTGCTGGCCGGTGCTTGAACAATGATAGATCGGGATGACATATGGGTAATGGGGTTGGGAGATGGAATGTGACACAAGCTGCGCTGCGACCTGCAAAATTCTGCGATATAAGGTTAAATATCAAAGACCTCCACACACAGCTCAGCGTGCACACGCTGCGATCAACGGTAATCGCGCATATCACGCTCAGCTTCACGCATCGTAATTTTCTTTTTTAGAGTTTCACGCTTATCGTGCAATTTCTTACCAGGTACAAAGCGCAATCTCGATTTTTATCAAGCCGTGCTTGATATAAATACGCAGAGGAATCAAAGACTTCCCTCCCGTTTCCATCGCACCAAATAATTTATGAATCTCACGACGATGCAAAAGCAACTTACGCTTACGCCGGGGTGGATGATTTTGAAAATTCCCGAATTTATACTCTCCAATATGAGAGTTATATAGCCAGACCTGCCCCTTTTCCACGCGGCAAAAAGCCTCGCTGATCTGCGCATCT
The nucleotide sequence above comes from Coraliomargarita algicola. Encoded proteins:
- a CDS encoding MFS transporter, encoding MNKPKLSFWQIWNMSFGFFGIQFGWGLQMANMSAIYQYLGADESTIPFLWLAAPLTGLIVQPLVGYYSDRTWTRLGRRRPYFLVGAILASLSLIAMPNSSSLWMAAGLLWILDASVNISMEPFRAFVGDKLNKKQRKLGFAMQSLLIGLGAVLSSSLPWMLSNWFGVTNAEGATGAIPQTVKIAFYVGSGVFFAAVLYTILSTKEYPPEDMEAFEQMKRESAGVGNAFKEIFEGIGSMPKAMKQLAVVQFFTWFGLFCMWIYFIPAVATHIFGGTDHSSEAYQAGAEWGGVCFSVYNGVAFFFAFLLLLIVRKFSAKGIHTTCLAIGALGLLSVAFVGDAKLLLASMVCVGIAWASILSMPYAMLANVIPGSRMGFYMGVFNFFIVLPQIAASLGLGYVMTRLLGGNTMNAVLLGGASMLIAAFCVRFVDDDESVDGAAVSLED
- the malQ gene encoding 4-alpha-glucanotransferase, which codes for MTTPLFHRDCGLLMHPSSLPNQFGVGDFGPSAIRWVKQLARHGQNIWQILPLNPAGYGDSPYQGLSAFAANPIFISPEDLHTRGLLDDQELLALRMPLHSRVDYARLYANKAEVSARAALKFFALPSSDPLREQYRVFLESERDWLECFALFSALKARFNRVAWTEWPEEFRDRDTVALQRITEELESDIQRVYFEQFILRLQWSAVQRHAHELGVSLVGDLPIFVAHDSADVWCQRELFRLNADGSPSVMAGVPPDYFSATGQLWGNPLYNWDMHRSHKYAWWRQRLSRILTWVDVVRIDHFRGFEACWEVPGEAETAAEGSWVPAPGYEVFNAFVEDHGLPLPVIAEDLGVITPEVEQLRDYYNLPGLRIEQFAFGTDPMSSTFLPENYVPNCIAYTGTHDNDTVVGWFSSEAGEDSTRTAEEIEEERAMTLEYFGSDGSEIHWDFIRSLYRSRAGAVVVPVQDLLGLGSDARMNTPGKASGSWGWRLTDTLRLSGALEELDALTRETDRGLMSRETPLSLRSQQGHNEA
- a CDS encoding Minf_1886 family protein, giving the protein MNDPNRDFNEVIRTIRKDDPRYARGAYYFLRQALDFSLKEMHKSGDLDKSNHLTGKQLLEGIRLYAIDQYGPMARPVLEHWGIRECRDFGNIVFNLVECKVLGKTDQDSVEDFSGGYQFAAAFDRPFRPERIKPTIKKPRMS
- a CDS encoding homoserine kinase, encoding MSSRSIIVQAPASTSNCGPGFDTLSVALSLYNFVRLVERSDCEICALEEAHGGTQAMIEEAARSFTEVAGVEAVGFNYEIWGDVPEARGLGSSSTIRAAIVAGLNKLHGEPLDLEAMIRLTTHLDNAPDNACAVFAGGFCIARTEPETFAYREHVRFALPESLTFVAVSPDYKVLTEKSRRVLPESIPFKDVVRSANSLAFLVGVLVSGDFERLDGAVNDYIHQPYRELLNPFGHESIEAGCHAGAYTGWLSGSGSTVVCVTSPDKAQAVAAAMEQVYAGNGVKSRAYRLITDNRGLTVNEE